In the Shewanella sp. OMA3-2 genome, one interval contains:
- a CDS encoding 2OG-Fe(II) oxygenase has protein sequence MIAKVKNRAIFSSRVFAINLVSYGTNHQVMKHIDPVQQGRYYKLNVVLKKAQAGGVFNCAKCILNFGGRVYLFRPDKHEHSVSKILDGRRVLLSFALNI, from the coding sequence ATTATTGCCAAAGTAAAAAATAGAGCTATTTTTAGTAGTCGAGTATTTGCAATTAACTTAGTAAGCTATGGTACTAACCATCAGGTAATGAAGCATATCGATCCTGTGCAACAGGGGCGCTACTACAAGCTAAATGTTGTGCTTAAAAAAGCCCAAGCAGGTGGTGTATTTAATTGTGCAAAATGTATTCTAAATTTCGGTGGCCGTGTGTATTTATTTAGACCCGATAAACACGAACACAGCGTATCTAAAATACTTGATGGTAGACGGGTATTGCTGAGCTTTGCGCTCAACATCTAG
- a CDS encoding NADPH-dependent 2,4-dienoyl-CoA reductase, whose translation MSFPHILEPLDLGFTQLKNRVLMGSMHTGLEEEKGGFEKLAAFYKERAAGGVGLIVTGGIAPNMRGRLAPHACQLSFPWQVSKHKIVTDAVHDAGGKICMQILHAGRYSYHPFSLAPSKVKSPITPFTPSAMSPRQVNNTIKDYASSAKLARKAGYDGVEVMGSEGYLINQFISSRTNKRTDEWGGSYQNRVKFPLEIVKAIREKVGKDFIIIFRLSMLDLVDNGSSWDEVVELAKSLEAVGVSIINTGIGWHEARVPTIATSVPRGGFAWVTERLKSEVSIPLVATNRINTPEIAEHIIASGQADMVSMARPFLADAEFVNKAAANQSELINTCIGCNQACLDHTFSMKRATCLVNPRACYETEINFIPTQTKKRIAVMGAGPAGMAFSVYAATRGHDVVLFEAKSEVGGQFNLARKIPGKEEFNETIRYFTNKIKLLKVDLRLNTKLDAQVLKQEHFDEVVISSGVVPRNLKLEGFDDPRVVDYQKVLNGEVEIGQKVALIGAGGIGFDMAHFLCEKESSTLQPDKWLKQWGIDKEYQNRGGLTEEAEHHPSREIYLLQRKTTKMGKGLGKTTGWIHRSVLKQHEVNMMTGVSYEKFDSQGLHIKVGEESQILAVDNVVLCAGQESNRTLVDEMKATGLPVHLIGGVDVAAELDAKRAIRQGAELAMSI comes from the coding sequence ATGTCGTTTCCACACATACTAGAACCTTTAGATCTAGGCTTCACGCAGTTGAAAAACCGTGTGTTAATGGGCTCTATGCACACAGGCTTAGAAGAAGAAAAAGGCGGATTTGAGAAACTGGCAGCGTTTTATAAAGAACGAGCCGCAGGCGGAGTCGGTTTAATTGTTACTGGCGGTATAGCCCCTAACATGCGTGGACGTCTAGCACCTCATGCATGTCAATTAAGTTTTCCGTGGCAGGTTAGTAAACACAAAATTGTTACCGATGCAGTGCATGACGCTGGCGGTAAAATCTGTATGCAAATTTTGCATGCCGGTCGTTACAGTTACCATCCTTTTAGCTTAGCACCGAGTAAAGTGAAGTCGCCTATAACGCCTTTTACACCTTCAGCTATGTCGCCAAGACAAGTGAACAACACTATTAAAGATTATGCCAGCAGCGCTAAGTTAGCCCGTAAAGCCGGTTACGATGGTGTTGAGGTGATGGGTTCTGAAGGGTATTTGATCAATCAATTTATCAGTTCGCGTACCAATAAAAGAACTGATGAATGGGGTGGCAGTTATCAAAATAGGGTCAAATTTCCCTTAGAGATAGTTAAAGCTATTCGTGAGAAAGTAGGTAAAGACTTCATTATCATCTTCCGTCTATCTATGCTGGATTTAGTCGATAATGGCTCAAGCTGGGATGAAGTGGTCGAACTGGCTAAATCATTAGAAGCTGTCGGCGTGAGTATTATTAATACAGGTATTGGCTGGCATGAAGCGCGCGTACCAACTATTGCCACCAGTGTGCCAAGAGGTGGCTTTGCATGGGTTACCGAAAGATTAAAATCAGAAGTTAGCATACCCTTGGTGGCGACAAACCGTATTAACACTCCAGAAATAGCAGAGCATATTATTGCCTCAGGCCAAGCGGATATGGTGTCAATGGCACGGCCGTTTTTAGCTGATGCAGAATTTGTTAATAAAGCCGCGGCTAATCAAAGCGAATTAATTAACACCTGTATTGGTTGTAATCAGGCTTGCCTTGACCATACTTTTTCGATGAAACGCGCCACCTGTTTAGTCAATCCCCGTGCGTGTTATGAAACTGAAATTAATTTCATACCAACCCAAACTAAAAAACGCATTGCCGTAATGGGCGCAGGTCCTGCTGGCATGGCTTTTTCTGTTTATGCAGCCACTCGCGGTCATGATGTGGTGTTGTTTGAAGCTAAAAGTGAAGTCGGTGGCCAGTTTAACTTGGCGCGTAAAATACCTGGTAAAGAAGAGTTTAATGAAACCATTCGCTATTTTACTAACAAAATCAAACTGCTTAAAGTCGATTTACGTTTAAATACTAAGTTAGATGCCCAAGTATTAAAGCAAGAACACTTTGATGAAGTGGTTATTTCTTCAGGTGTGGTACCCCGTAATCTTAAGCTAGAAGGTTTTGATGATCCCCGTGTGGTTGATTATCAAAAGGTGCTTAATGGCGAAGTTGAAATTGGTCAAAAAGTGGCATTAATCGGCGCTGGCGGTATTGGTTTTGATATGGCGCATTTCTTATGTGAGAAAGAGTCTTCTACATTGCAACCGGATAAATGGCTAAAGCAGTGGGGGATTGATAAAGAATATCAAAATAGAGGTGGGTTAACAGAAGAAGCGGAGCATCATCCAAGCCGTGAAATCTATTTGCTACAACGTAAAACCACTAAAATGGGTAAAGGTTTAGGCAAAACAACTGGTTGGATCCACCGATCTGTGCTCAAACAACATGAGGTTAATATGATGACCGGTGTGAGTTATGAAAAATTTGACTCACAAGGGCTGCATATTAAAGTGGGTGAAGAGTCTCAAATTCTTGCGGTTGATAATGTGGTGTTGTGCGCAGGACAAGAGTCAAACCGTACCTTAGTTGATGAAATGAAAGCGACAGGGCTACCGGTTCATCTTATTGGTGGTGTAGATGTTGCCGCTGAATTGGATGCAAAACGTGCGATAAGACAAGGTGCTGAATTGGCTATGTCAATTTAG
- the sppA gene encoding signal peptide peptidase SppA, which produces MSAKPPFLKRLFTLLWNTVNTIRKLIINFIFFSILAVIIIAVMTSEDEIVLDNQTALVLDLSGHIVDQKRFVDPFEAVLAQGNDNPDAEILLADVLYVIQNATQDTRISTIVLNLSNLRSAGVSKMTDIGDALTEFKAAGKKVIAMENGYSQDQYFLASYADTLFLNSKGMVSLDGLSRYRLYYKSALEKLKINTHVFRVGTFKSAVEPFIRDDMSEADKAASNELLDDIWQSYSATVAKNRGINPDQLVLDTDAYLAQLDKANGDSALMAMNMHWVDELVSAEQFRLAMIELVGSNKEGDSYRQIGFNDYLSLTAPLPQFIENDSVGIIVAKGNILNGAQPAGQIGGETTSEFLRKARLNDKVKAVVLRVDSPGGSAFASEQIRQEVLALKNAGKPVVVSMGSLAASGGYWISASADYIYATPTTITGSIGIFGMFATFEDALSHFGVNTDGVATSDWAGLSVTRSLSPNIKAVIQRHIERGYHEFISLVSTERNMTLEQVDNIAQGRVWTGKRALELGLVDEIGDMKQAIAKAAELAKIDKFDTKLIEHELTTEQRFIRQLMGASAAYIPTSIHKSSILETMLSQWSRVIEDFAKFDDPQGMYLYCEQCDF; this is translated from the coding sequence ATGTCCGCTAAACCCCCGTTTTTAAAAAGGTTGTTCACCTTGTTATGGAATACAGTGAACACCATAAGAAAATTAATTATTAATTTTATTTTTTTCAGCATATTGGCAGTCATCATTATTGCGGTCATGACTTCAGAAGATGAAATTGTACTCGATAATCAAACAGCCTTGGTGCTGGACTTATCTGGTCATATAGTTGACCAAAAACGTTTTGTTGATCCATTTGAAGCCGTGTTAGCACAAGGCAATGATAATCCTGATGCAGAGATCCTGTTAGCTGATGTGCTTTATGTGATTCAAAATGCCACCCAAGATACGCGAATTAGCACCATAGTGCTGAATCTGAGTAACTTACGTTCCGCAGGTGTCAGCAAAATGACCGATATTGGCGATGCATTAACCGAGTTTAAAGCCGCCGGTAAAAAAGTCATTGCGATGGAAAATGGTTACAGTCAAGACCAGTATTTTCTCGCCAGTTATGCGGACACCTTATTTTTAAATTCTAAAGGCATGGTCAGCCTTGATGGGTTAAGTCGTTATCGTCTTTATTATAAGTCTGCACTGGAAAAGCTCAAAATTAACACCCATGTTTTCCGTGTTGGTACCTTTAAGTCCGCGGTAGAACCTTTTATTCGTGATGACATGTCTGAAGCAGACAAAGCGGCGAGTAATGAATTGCTGGACGATATTTGGCAAAGCTATTCTGCTACAGTAGCTAAAAATCGCGGGATTAACCCAGATCAACTGGTGCTTGATACCGATGCATATTTAGCGCAGTTAGATAAAGCCAATGGTGACAGCGCATTAATGGCCATGAACATGCATTGGGTTGATGAGCTTGTTTCAGCTGAGCAATTTCGCCTTGCCATGATAGAACTCGTCGGTAGTAATAAAGAAGGTGATTCATACCGTCAAATTGGTTTCAACGATTATCTATCACTCACCGCACCACTACCTCAGTTTATTGAGAATGACTCAGTCGGCATTATTGTTGCCAAAGGTAACATTCTTAATGGCGCTCAACCAGCAGGACAAATTGGTGGTGAAACTACCTCGGAGTTTCTGCGTAAAGCGCGCCTAAACGATAAAGTAAAAGCGGTAGTATTACGGGTAGACAGCCCTGGTGGCAGTGCGTTTGCGTCAGAGCAAATACGCCAAGAAGTATTGGCGCTTAAAAATGCTGGTAAACCTGTTGTTGTCAGCATGGGAAGTCTAGCCGCATCTGGCGGTTATTGGATTTCAGCAAGCGCTGATTATATCTACGCAACCCCAACTACAATTACAGGCTCTATTGGTATTTTTGGTATGTTTGCCACTTTTGAAGATGCGCTCAGCCATTTTGGTGTTAACACCGATGGTGTAGCAACATCTGATTGGGCAGGTTTATCAGTTACTCGCAGTTTAAGCCCTAACATAAAAGCCGTTATTCAACGTCATATTGAACGGGGCTATCATGAGTTTATTTCTTTGGTTTCGACCGAACGCAATATGACTCTTGAACAAGTTGATAATATTGCCCAAGGTCGTGTTTGGACCGGTAAACGTGCTCTTGAATTAGGCCTTGTTGATGAAATTGGCGATATGAAACAAGCTATCGCTAAAGCAGCCGAACTGGCTAAAATTGACAAGTTTGACACTAAATTAATTGAACATGAACTGACAACCGAACAGCGGTTTATTCGACAGTTAATGGGTGCTTCAGCGGCTTATATACCCACATCGATACACAAGTCATCTATACTTGAAACCATGTTATCCCAGTGGAGTCGTGTGATTGAAGATTTTGCTAAGTTTGATGACCCACAGGGAATGTACCTTTACTGTGAGCAATGTGACTTCTAG
- the ansA gene encoding asparaginase, whose protein sequence is MTKRAIYVAYTGGTIGMQKTANGFAPVSGFLTDCVQSMPEFYHQEMPSFVIQEYSPLIDSSNMAPTDWQLIANDIKANYEKYDGFVILHGTDTMAYTASALSFMLQGLSKPVIVTGSQIPLAQLRSDGQTNLLNSLYIAANYPVAEVCLFFNNKLFRGNRSTKAHADGFDAFASPNFPLLLEAGIKINIKEGKICEPTNSPLTVINIKPQPIGVVTLYPGISTQIFKNILQQPVKALILLTFGVGNAPQDPQLLQALKQADERGIVLVNLTQCFQGKVNMGGYATGNSLAKAGVISGMDMTVEAALAKLHYLLSINLTPEEIKISMQKNLIGELSAD, encoded by the coding sequence ATGACTAAACGCGCTATTTACGTTGCCTATACGGGCGGAACGATCGGTATGCAAAAAACAGCTAATGGCTTTGCACCTGTTTCCGGCTTTTTAACCGATTGCGTTCAGTCCATGCCTGAGTTTTATCATCAAGAAATGCCCAGTTTTGTGATCCAAGAATATAGCCCTTTAATCGACTCTTCAAACATGGCACCTACGGATTGGCAACTCATCGCCAATGACATTAAAGCCAATTATGAAAAATACGATGGGTTTGTCATATTGCATGGCACTGATACTATGGCTTATACCGCATCGGCTTTGTCATTTATGCTACAAGGGCTATCAAAACCTGTCATAGTCACTGGCTCTCAAATTCCTTTGGCACAGCTACGTTCTGATGGGCAAACAAACTTACTTAACTCACTGTATATCGCTGCCAACTACCCCGTTGCCGAAGTCTGTTTATTCTTTAACAACAAATTATTTAGAGGTAATCGCTCAACTAAAGCCCATGCAGATGGTTTTGATGCTTTTGCCTCGCCTAACTTCCCTCTTCTGCTTGAAGCCGGGATTAAGATTAATATCAAGGAAGGCAAAATCTGTGAACCGACAAACTCGCCTTTAACTGTGATCAATATAAAACCGCAGCCTATTGGCGTAGTCACACTCTATCCTGGTATCTCGACGCAAATATTTAAGAATATTTTACAGCAACCCGTTAAAGCATTAATCCTACTCACATTTGGTGTTGGTAATGCGCCACAAGATCCTCAATTATTGCAAGCGTTAAAGCAGGCGGATGAACGTGGCATTGTGCTAGTCAATCTCACTCAATGTTTTCAAGGTAAAGTCAATATGGGGGGATATGCGACAGGTAACTCATTAGCTAAGGCGGGTGTGATAAGTGGTATGGACATGACAGTCGAAGCGGCATTAGCAAAACTACACTATTTACTATCTATTAATTTAACACCTGAAGAAATTAAAATTTCAATGCAAAAGAACCTAATTGGTGAGCTGTCTGCCGACTAG
- the ruvB gene encoding Holliday junction branch migration DNA helicase RuvB → MIEADRLIQPEIQMHDEVVDRAMRPKMLDEYTGQDDTRAQLKVFIQAALNRKEALDHMLIFGPPGLGKTTLAMIVANEMGVNIKSTSGPVLEKAGDLAALLTNLEEGDVLFIDEIHRLSPVVEEILYPALEDYQLDIMIGEGPAARSIKLDLPPFTLVGATTRAGALTSPLRARFGIPLRLEFYNVTDLTTIVTRSANVMNLSIAPEGAVEIARRSRGTPRIANRLLRRVRDYAEVKHDGVVTKEVAEQALDLLDVDLEGFDYLDRKLLLAIIDKFMGGPVGLDNLAAAIGEDRDTIEDVLEPFLIQQGFIQRTPRGRIATQRAYLHFNIIKPE, encoded by the coding sequence AGGGCAAGATGATACACGAGCACAGCTAAAGGTGTTTATTCAAGCGGCGCTTAATCGAAAAGAAGCGCTTGATCATATGCTTATATTTGGTCCACCAGGATTAGGTAAAACCACGTTGGCAATGATTGTTGCCAATGAAATGGGGGTCAATATTAAATCAACCTCAGGGCCTGTTTTAGAAAAAGCTGGCGACTTAGCTGCACTGCTGACTAATTTAGAAGAGGGGGATGTACTGTTTATTGATGAAATACATCGTCTTAGCCCCGTAGTTGAGGAGATTTTATATCCAGCTTTAGAAGATTATCAATTAGATATTATGATTGGTGAGGGACCTGCTGCGCGGTCAATTAAATTGGATTTACCGCCCTTTACTTTAGTGGGCGCAACGACCAGAGCAGGCGCACTAACATCACCACTGCGAGCACGTTTTGGTATTCCTTTGCGACTTGAGTTTTATAATGTAACGGATTTAACCACTATTGTGACACGTTCAGCTAACGTGATGAATTTATCGATAGCCCCTGAAGGCGCGGTTGAAATTGCACGGCGCTCCCGCGGTACACCTCGAATTGCAAACCGTCTTTTGCGCCGAGTAAGGGATTATGCAGAAGTGAAGCATGATGGGGTAGTCACGAAGGAAGTCGCAGAACAAGCACTTGACTTGCTTGATGTCGATCTTGAAGGTTTTGATTATTTAGATAGAAAGCTGTTGTTGGCAATCATAGATAAGTTTATGGGTGGTCCTGTTGGGCTTGATAACCTTGCGGCAGCAATAGGGGAAGATAGAGATACCATTGAAGATGTCTTAGAGCCTTTTCTAATACAACAAGGGTTTATTCAGCGTACTCCGCGAGGTCGTATCGCTACCCAAAGAGCTTATCTGCACTTTAATATCATCAAACCCGAATAG